The following are encoded together in the Malaya genurostris strain Urasoe2022 chromosome 3, Malgen_1.1, whole genome shotgun sequence genome:
- the LOC131437507 gene encoding sialin-like, producing MVLNPLVHLIKTVDGIPTRFNVAIMLFMSCFISYMLRVNMSVNILAMVYPTPSSSRLTAPVTNGSEFDYNVTASNNPVPEMMDYGPRYNWTSHDQSLLLGAYFYGYLLTSLPAGVLAERFGGRRLVGYTLSFSAFLTALTPLAATYGLWVIVANRALLGICGGVLYPALHNLVSKWAPPNEKGKFISALMGGTFGTVVTWPLVGVLIESFGWSFAFYVPAVLTAIVASFWLILVADSPAQHPRISQEERDFIEKSLGDTVSKQNLLPPIVKIISSVPFLALLVLHFGNLWGLYFLITAAPKFMSEVLGFKLAKAGFLAALPYLARALAAFGFGSIGDYLRKKSVFGVTTIRKSFCLFSHIIPGLFLIGLIYAGFDPYMCVAIITLSLGFNGASTMTNLQNSQDLAPNFAGTLYGIINFVGTTSGFITPMLVAHFTAERSTMDEWRYVFAIGAAAYIIPALLFVLFGSAAVQKWNEPNQHEHQKREARVQETF from the exons ATGGAATCCCGACTCGCTTCAATGTGGCCATAATGCTTTTCATGTCGTGCTTTATCAGCTACATGCTGCGTGTCAACATGTCAGTCAATATTCTGGCGATGGTCTATCCAACCCCGAGCAGCTCACGATTAACCGCTCCGGTAACCAATGGTTCCGAATTCGACTATAATGTCACAGCCTCTAACAACCCGGTTCCTGAGATGATGGAC TACGGTCCCCGCTACAACTGGACATCGCACGATCAAAGCTTACTTTTGGGGGCCTACTTCTACGGGTATTTATTGACGTCGCTTCCCGCCGGTGTCCTGGCGGAACGGTTCGGTGGACGACGATTGGTCGGCTACACGCTTTCGTTCAGTGCCTTCCTAACAGCACTTACCCCACTGGCAGCCACCTACGGTCTGTGGGTCATTGTAGCGAATCGTGCACTGCTGGGAATATGCGGG GGTGTACTCTATCCAGCGCTGCACAATCTTGTCTCCAAGTGGGCTCCTCCGAACGAGAAAGGTAAATTCATCTCTGCCCTGATGGGTGGCACGTTTGGTACCGTCGTAACCTGGCCTCTGGTCGGTGTCCTCATTGAATCCTTCGGCTGGTCATTTGCCTTCTACGTTCCAGCGGTGCTAACGGCCATCGTGGCCTCTTTTTGGCTCATTTTGGTAGCCGATTCCCCCGCTCAGCACCCACGCATCAGCCAAGAAGAACGGGATTTCATTGAGAAGTCACTTGGTGATACGGTTTCCAAGCAAAACCTGCTTCCACCGATTGTGAAAATTATTAGCTCAGTGCCTTTCCTAGCTTTACTAGTACTGCATTTTGGCAACCTCTGGGGACTCTACTTCCTAATTACCGCAGCGCCGAAATTCATGAGTGAG GTTCTCGGATTCAAACTTGCCAAGGCAGGTTTCCTGGCTGCTCTGCCATACCTTGCCCGAGCATTGGCTGCATTTGGCTTCGGTAGCATCGGAGACTATCTGAGAAAGAAATCCGTGTTCGGCGTAACCACGATCCGCAAGTCGTTCTGCCTATTCT CTCACATAATCCCCGGACTGTTCCTCATTGGGCTTATATATGCCGGTTTCGATCCGTACATGTGTGTCGCCATAATCACCCTCTCGTTGGGCTTCAACGGCGCCTCAACTATGACGAATCTGCAGAACTCCCAGGATCTGGCTCCGAACTTTGCCGGTACCCTGTATGGCATAATTAACTTCGTCGGAACGACCAGCGGCTTCATCACACCGATGCTGGTAGCACATTTCACCGCTGAACGCAGCACCATGGACGAGTGGAGGTACGTCTTTGCCATCGGCGCCGCGGCCTACATCATTCCGGCATTGCTGTTCGTCCTGTTTGGCTCCGCCGCCGTTCAAAAGTGGAACGAACCCAATCAGCACGAACACCAGAAACGTGAAGCCAGGGTACAAGAAACCTTCTAA